One Vitis vinifera cultivar Pinot Noir 40024 chromosome 8, ASM3070453v1 genomic window carries:
- the LOC100261457 gene encoding uncharacterized protein LOC100261457 isoform X1 codes for MLEQFCASIVRPICFSLSFPCRIRYISKCASCLMDHENLLPSGRSLANFRLCSVSGYTTELLDLHAEEPKLHVLFIPGNPGIVSFYKDFVESLYELLGGSVSVTAIGHVSHTKKNWEHGRLFTLQDQIDHKMDFIQHELKNIDAPILLVGHSIGAYISMEMFRRSPDKVIYYVGLYPFLALNSESRKQTTIGRISASPILCAALSSIVAFLGLLPRWASGFIVSNSLGKSWSSTAVEALCSHLLKYHTIRNVLYMAMTEFTRLSEPLDWVFMREKRSQIAFLFGVDDHWGPLQMLEEISKQAPDVALSIEREGHSHAFCCTEAGSLWVAQHVANLIKNQISSAD; via the exons atgcTCGAACAATTTTGTGCTTCCATAGTCCGACCCATCTGCTTCTCACTCTCATTCCCTTGCAG GATCAGGTATATATCAAAGTGTGCAAGTTGTTTGATGGATCATGAAAATTTACTTCCAAGTGGCAGGAGCCTTGCCAATTTTCGACTCTGCAGTGTGTCTGG TTATACAACCGAGTTACTTGATCTTCATGCTGAAGAACCTAAATTGCATGTTCTATTCATCCCTGGAAATCCTG GTATTGTTTCATTTTACAAGGACTTTGTGGAGTCACTCTATGAGCTACTTGGAGGAAGTGTATCTGTGACAG CTATTGGGCATGTATCACATACAAAAAAG AACTGGGAACATGGAAGGTTGTTCACATTACAGGACCAAATTGATCATAAG ATGGACTTCATCCAACATGAGCTAAAAAATATTGATGCTCCTATTTTACTG GTTGGGCACTCTATTGGTGCATATATATCTATGGAAATGTTCAGGAGATCCCCAGACAAG GTTATCTATTATGTTGGACTATATCCATTTTTGGCATTAAACTCAGAATCCAGGAAGCAGACTACCATTGGGAGGATTTCAGC GTCCCCAATTCTATGTGCTGCTCTAAGTTCCATTGTGGCATTTTTGGGATTATTACCAAGATGGGCTTCTGGGTTTATTGTATCAAATTCTCTTGGGAAGTCATGGTCTTCTACTGCAGTTGAAGCTCTTTGCTCCCACCTACTGAAG TACCACACAATTCGGAATGTGCTCTATATGGCAATGACAGAGTTCACAAGG CTTTCAGAACCTCTGGATTGGGTATTTATGAGAGAAAAGCGAAGCCAGATAGCTTTTTTATTTGGTGTTGATGATCACTGGGGACCGTTGCAAATGCTTGAGGAG ATTTCCAAGCAGGCCCCAGATGTTGCTCTATCAATAGAAAGAGAGGGCCATTCTCATGCTTTCTGTTGCACTGAAGCTGGCTCATTATGGGTAGCTCAGCATGTTGCAAACCTGATCAAGAATCAAATATCAAGTGCAGACTAG
- the LOC100261457 gene encoding uncharacterized protein LOC100261457 isoform X2: protein MLEQFCASIVRPICFSLSFPCRYISKCASCLMDHENLLPSGRSLANFRLCSVSGYTTELLDLHAEEPKLHVLFIPGNPGIVSFYKDFVESLYELLGGSVSVTAIGHVSHTKKNWEHGRLFTLQDQIDHKMDFIQHELKNIDAPILLVGHSIGAYISMEMFRRSPDKVIYYVGLYPFLALNSESRKQTTIGRISASPILCAALSSIVAFLGLLPRWASGFIVSNSLGKSWSSTAVEALCSHLLKYHTIRNVLYMAMTEFTRLSEPLDWVFMREKRSQIAFLFGVDDHWGPLQMLEEISKQAPDVALSIEREGHSHAFCCTEAGSLWVAQHVANLIKNQISSAD from the exons atgcTCGAACAATTTTGTGCTTCCATAGTCCGACCCATCTGCTTCTCACTCTCATTCCCTTGCAG GTATATATCAAAGTGTGCAAGTTGTTTGATGGATCATGAAAATTTACTTCCAAGTGGCAGGAGCCTTGCCAATTTTCGACTCTGCAGTGTGTCTGG TTATACAACCGAGTTACTTGATCTTCATGCTGAAGAACCTAAATTGCATGTTCTATTCATCCCTGGAAATCCTG GTATTGTTTCATTTTACAAGGACTTTGTGGAGTCACTCTATGAGCTACTTGGAGGAAGTGTATCTGTGACAG CTATTGGGCATGTATCACATACAAAAAAG AACTGGGAACATGGAAGGTTGTTCACATTACAGGACCAAATTGATCATAAG ATGGACTTCATCCAACATGAGCTAAAAAATATTGATGCTCCTATTTTACTG GTTGGGCACTCTATTGGTGCATATATATCTATGGAAATGTTCAGGAGATCCCCAGACAAG GTTATCTATTATGTTGGACTATATCCATTTTTGGCATTAAACTCAGAATCCAGGAAGCAGACTACCATTGGGAGGATTTCAGC GTCCCCAATTCTATGTGCTGCTCTAAGTTCCATTGTGGCATTTTTGGGATTATTACCAAGATGGGCTTCTGGGTTTATTGTATCAAATTCTCTTGGGAAGTCATGGTCTTCTACTGCAGTTGAAGCTCTTTGCTCCCACCTACTGAAG TACCACACAATTCGGAATGTGCTCTATATGGCAATGACAGAGTTCACAAGG CTTTCAGAACCTCTGGATTGGGTATTTATGAGAGAAAAGCGAAGCCAGATAGCTTTTTTATTTGGTGTTGATGATCACTGGGGACCGTTGCAAATGCTTGAGGAG ATTTCCAAGCAGGCCCCAGATGTTGCTCTATCAATAGAAAGAGAGGGCCATTCTCATGCTTTCTGTTGCACTGAAGCTGGCTCATTATGGGTAGCTCAGCATGTTGCAAACCTGATCAAGAATCAAATATCAAGTGCAGACTAG
- the LOC100261457 gene encoding uncharacterized protein LOC100261457 isoform X3, with translation MDHENLLPSGRSLANFRLCSVSGYTTELLDLHAEEPKLHVLFIPGNPGIVSFYKDFVESLYELLGGSVSVTAIGHVSHTKKNWEHGRLFTLQDQIDHKMDFIQHELKNIDAPILLVGHSIGAYISMEMFRRSPDKVIYYVGLYPFLALNSESRKQTTIGRISASPILCAALSSIVAFLGLLPRWASGFIVSNSLGKSWSSTAVEALCSHLLKYHTIRNVLYMAMTEFTRLSEPLDWVFMREKRSQIAFLFGVDDHWGPLQMLEEISKQAPDVALSIEREGHSHAFCCTEAGSLWVAQHVANLIKNQISSAD, from the exons ATGGATCATGAAAATTTACTTCCAAGTGGCAGGAGCCTTGCCAATTTTCGACTCTGCAGTGTGTCTGG TTATACAACCGAGTTACTTGATCTTCATGCTGAAGAACCTAAATTGCATGTTCTATTCATCCCTGGAAATCCTG GTATTGTTTCATTTTACAAGGACTTTGTGGAGTCACTCTATGAGCTACTTGGAGGAAGTGTATCTGTGACAG CTATTGGGCATGTATCACATACAAAAAAG AACTGGGAACATGGAAGGTTGTTCACATTACAGGACCAAATTGATCATAAG ATGGACTTCATCCAACATGAGCTAAAAAATATTGATGCTCCTATTTTACTG GTTGGGCACTCTATTGGTGCATATATATCTATGGAAATGTTCAGGAGATCCCCAGACAAG GTTATCTATTATGTTGGACTATATCCATTTTTGGCATTAAACTCAGAATCCAGGAAGCAGACTACCATTGGGAGGATTTCAGC GTCCCCAATTCTATGTGCTGCTCTAAGTTCCATTGTGGCATTTTTGGGATTATTACCAAGATGGGCTTCTGGGTTTATTGTATCAAATTCTCTTGGGAAGTCATGGTCTTCTACTGCAGTTGAAGCTCTTTGCTCCCACCTACTGAAG TACCACACAATTCGGAATGTGCTCTATATGGCAATGACAGAGTTCACAAGG CTTTCAGAACCTCTGGATTGGGTATTTATGAGAGAAAAGCGAAGCCAGATAGCTTTTTTATTTGGTGTTGATGATCACTGGGGACCGTTGCAAATGCTTGAGGAG ATTTCCAAGCAGGCCCCAGATGTTGCTCTATCAATAGAAAGAGAGGGCCATTCTCATGCTTTCTGTTGCACTGAAGCTGGCTCATTATGGGTAGCTCAGCATGTTGCAAACCTGATCAAGAATCAAATATCAAGTGCAGACTAG
- the LOC100261457 gene encoding uncharacterized protein LOC100261457 isoform X4, translating to MKIYFQVAGALPIFDSAVCLVIQPSYLIFMLKNLNCMFYSSLEILDFVESLYELLGGSVSVTAIGHVSHTKKNWEHGRLFTLQDQIDHKMDFIQHELKNIDAPILLVGHSIGAYISMEMFRRSPDKVIYYVGLYPFLALNSESRKQTTIGRISASPILCAALSSIVAFLGLLPRWASGFIVSNSLGKSWSSTAVEALCSHLLKYHTIRNVLYMAMTEFTRLSEPLDWVFMREKRSQIAFLFGVDDHWGPLQMLEEISKQAPDVALSIEREGHSHAFCCTEAGSLWVAQHVANLIKNQISSAD from the exons ATGAAAATTTACTTCCAAGTGGCAGGAGCCTTGCCAATTTTCGACTCTGCAGTGTGTCTGG TTATACAACCGAGTTACTTGATCTTCATGCTGAAGAACCTAAATTGCATGTTCTATTCATCCCTGGAAATCCTG GACTTTGTGGAGTCACTCTATGAGCTACTTGGAGGAAGTGTATCTGTGACAG CTATTGGGCATGTATCACATACAAAAAAG AACTGGGAACATGGAAGGTTGTTCACATTACAGGACCAAATTGATCATAAG ATGGACTTCATCCAACATGAGCTAAAAAATATTGATGCTCCTATTTTACTG GTTGGGCACTCTATTGGTGCATATATATCTATGGAAATGTTCAGGAGATCCCCAGACAAG GTTATCTATTATGTTGGACTATATCCATTTTTGGCATTAAACTCAGAATCCAGGAAGCAGACTACCATTGGGAGGATTTCAGC GTCCCCAATTCTATGTGCTGCTCTAAGTTCCATTGTGGCATTTTTGGGATTATTACCAAGATGGGCTTCTGGGTTTATTGTATCAAATTCTCTTGGGAAGTCATGGTCTTCTACTGCAGTTGAAGCTCTTTGCTCCCACCTACTGAAG TACCACACAATTCGGAATGTGCTCTATATGGCAATGACAGAGTTCACAAGG CTTTCAGAACCTCTGGATTGGGTATTTATGAGAGAAAAGCGAAGCCAGATAGCTTTTTTATTTGGTGTTGATGATCACTGGGGACCGTTGCAAATGCTTGAGGAG ATTTCCAAGCAGGCCCCAGATGTTGCTCTATCAATAGAAAGAGAGGGCCATTCTCATGCTTTCTGTTGCACTGAAGCTGGCTCATTATGGGTAGCTCAGCATGTTGCAAACCTGATCAAGAATCAAATATCAAGTGCAGACTAG
- the LOC104880159 gene encoding transcription repressor OFP6, with amino-acid sequence MPTNRRKLRLNTVTVNLGCRCRRPKLSDIFNPKPKAKTTPVCRRPDTYRSSSSSWEKGGCSTDQDDTTTTFSPNVGTSSDYSETDYEAKSSKKVRGFGRIGGESMAVEKDSDDPYLDFRHSMLQMILEKEIYSKDDLRELLNCFLQLNSPYYHGVIVRAFTEIWNGVFSVRSASPKPHGSRKSRDF; translated from the coding sequence ATGCCCACCAATAGGAGGAAGCTCCGTCTCAACACAGTGACTGTAAACCTTGGTTGCCGTTGTCGGAGGCCGAAACTCTCCGATATCTTCAACCCCAAACCCAAAGCCAAAACAACTCCCGTTTGCCGCAGGCCGGATACGTATCGTTCCTCTTCAAGCTCATGGGAAAAGGGTGGCTGCTCCACCGACCAAGACGACACCACCACCACATTCTCTCCCAACGTAGGCACGTCGTCGGATTACTCCGAAACCGATTACGAAGCGAAGAGCTCTAAAAAGGTCCGTGGGTTCGGGAGAATCGGGGGGGAGAGCATGGCGGTGGAGAAAGACTCGGACGACCCATATCTGGATTTCCGGCACTCCATGCTTCAGATGATCCTAGAGAAGGAAATATACTCGAAGGACGATCTTAGAGAGCTTCTCAACTGCTTCTTGCAGCTCAACTCGCCATACTATCATGGAGTCATTGTTCGAGCTTTCACTGAGATCTGGAATGGGGTCTTCTCTGTGAGGTCCGCTTCTCCAAAGCCCCATGGTTCCCGCAAGTCACGTGACTTCTAA